From Paenibacillus sp. V4I7, one genomic window encodes:
- the aroE gene encoding shikimate dehydrogenase — translation MEKNRTIDSHTILYGVFGDPIRHSRSPIMLNRAFQEAGINAVYAAFHVRPDELGDAVRGIRALGYRGINVTIPHKVEVMQYLDEIDEGARIVGAVNTIVNESGKLIGYNTDGIGYVRSLKEETGIELRGKSVLLLGAGGAARGVAYALAKEGAGRIYIANRTKERALELADTISSYTEAIGLGMDELGYVVNEVEFVLNTTSAGMHPHVDELPLPLELLRSHHLVSDLIYNPRITRFLREAEARGARIHGGLGMFIYQGAFAFEYWTCTPAPVAAMRQVVEQSLAE, via the coding sequence ATGGAGAAGAACCGGACGATTGACAGTCATACCATTCTATATGGGGTTTTCGGAGATCCGATACGGCATTCCCGTTCCCCGATAATGCTGAATCGGGCTTTTCAGGAAGCGGGTATTAATGCCGTTTACGCTGCTTTCCATGTTCGGCCGGATGAACTTGGCGATGCTGTTCGCGGGATACGGGCATTAGGATACAGAGGTATCAATGTAACGATTCCGCATAAAGTGGAAGTTATGCAGTATTTGGATGAAATCGATGAAGGGGCTAGGATCGTTGGGGCGGTGAATACCATCGTTAATGAATCTGGCAAGCTCATCGGTTACAATACGGACGGTATTGGCTATGTGCGATCGCTTAAGGAAGAGACGGGTATTGAACTGAGAGGGAAAAGTGTACTTCTCCTTGGGGCTGGTGGAGCGGCGAGAGGCGTTGCCTATGCGCTTGCCAAAGAAGGAGCAGGCCGTATCTATATCGCGAATCGTACCAAAGAACGGGCCTTGGAGCTTGCCGACACGATTAGTAGCTACACCGAAGCGATTGGACTTGGTATGGACGAGCTAGGATATGTTGTAAATGAGGTCGAATTCGTTTTGAATACAACTTCGGCCGGCATGCATCCTCATGTTGATGAACTTCCGCTACCGCTTGAACTCCTGCGTTCGCACCATCTGGTCAGCGATCTCATTTATAATCCGCGAATTACAAGATTTCTTCGTGAAGCGGAAGCAAGAGGAGCCCGCATACATGGCGGACTCGGTATGTTTATTTATCAAGGTGCTTTTGCCTTTGAATATTGGACTTGTACCCCTGCGCCCGTTGCGGCGATGAGACAGGTGGTAGAACAGTCGTTAGCTGAATAA